In Pristiophorus japonicus isolate sPriJap1 unplaced genomic scaffold, sPriJap1.hap1 HAP1_SCAFFOLD_343, whole genome shotgun sequence, a single window of DNA contains:
- the LOC139250058 gene encoding zinc finger protein 432-like isoform X1, whose product MESHKDTRTMEKPWNCGDCGKVFRSPSELEIHRRNHTGERPLTCPVCGKGFSQPSTLLRHQRVHTGERPFTCSECGKGFTQSSDLVVHQRVHTGERPFTCSVCGQGFTRSSKLVAHQRVHTGERPFTCSECGKGFTQSSNLLIHQQVHAGERPFTCSECGKGFTQSSHLVAHQRVHTGERPFTCSECGKGFTTSSHLLRHQRVHTGERPFTCSECGKGFTHSFHLLRHQRIHTGERPFTCSECGKGFSQSSNLLIHQRVHTGERLFTCSECGKGFTCTSDLLTHQRVHK is encoded by the coding sequence atggagagtcacaaggacacccgcaccatggagaaaccgtggaactgtggtgactgtgggaaggtattcagatcaccgtctgagctggaaattcatcgacgcaatcacactggggagaggccattgacctgcccagtgtgtgggaagggattcagtcagccatccactctgctgagacaccagcgagttcacactggggagaggccgttcacctgctctgagtgtgggaagggattcactcagtcatctgaccttgtagttcaccagcgagttcacactggggagaggccattcacctgctccgtgtgtgggcagggattcactcggtcatccaaacttgtagctcaccagcgagttcacactggggagaggccattcacctgctccgagtgtgggaagggattcactcagtcatccaacctgctgatacaccagcaagttcacgcaggagagaggccgttcacctgttctgagtgtggaaagggattcactcagtcatcccaccttgtagctcaccagcgagttcacactggggagaggccattcacctgctctgaatgtgggaagggattcactacatcatcccacctgctgagacaccagcgagttcacactggggagaggccattcacctgctctgagtgtgggaagggattcactcattcattccacctgctgagacaccagcgaattcacactggggagaggccgttcacctgctctgagtgtgggaagggattcagtcagtcatccaacctgctgatacaccagcgagttcacactggggagaggctgttcacctgctctgagtgtgggaagggattcacttgtacatccgacctgctgacacaccagcgagttcacaagtga
- the LOC139250058 gene encoding zinc finger protein 239-like isoform X2, with amino-acid sequence MESHKDTRTMEKPWNCGDCGKVFRSPSELEIHRRNHTGERPLTCPVCGKGFSQPSTLLRHQRVHTGERPFTCSECGKGFTQSSDLVVHQRVHTGERPFTCSVCGQGFTRSSKLVAHQRVHTGERPFTCSECGKGFTQSSNLLIHQQVHAGERPFTCSECGKGFTQSSHLVAHQRVHTGERPFTCSECGKGFTTSSHLLRHQRVHTGERPFTCSECGKGFTHSFHLLRHQRIHTGERPFTCSECGKGFSQSSNLLTHQRVHK; translated from the exons atggagagtcacaaggacacccgcaccatggagaaaccgtggaactgtggtgactgtgggaaggtattcagatcaccgtctgagctggaaattcatcgacgcaatcacactggggagaggccattgacctgcccagtgtgtgggaagggattcagtcagccatccactctgctgagacaccagcgagttcacactggggagaggccgttcacctgctctgagtgtgggaagggattcactcagtcatctgaccttgtagttcaccagcgagttcacactggggagaggccattcacctgctccgtgtgtgggcagggattcactcggtcatccaaacttgtagctcaccagcgagttcacactggggagaggccattcacctgctccgagtgtgggaagggattcactcagtcatccaacctgctgatacaccagcaagttcacgcaggagagaggccgttcacctgttctgagtgtggaaagggattcactcagtcatcccaccttgtagctcaccagcgagttcacactggggagaggccattcacctgctctgaatgtgggaagggattcactacatcatcccacctgctgagacaccagcgagttcacactggggagaggccattcacctgctctgagtgtgggaagggattcactcattcattccacctgctgagacaccagcgaattcacactggggagaggccgttcacctgctctgagtgtgggaagggattcagtcagtcatccaac ctgctgacacaccagcgagttcacaagtga